In the genome of Xanthomonas hortorum pv. pelargonii, the window GCCTGGTCGATACCGGCGATGGCGCTCATCAGGATGGCGCCGCCGCGATAGAAACCGGCGCGGTACATGGTCTGCCACAGGTCGTTGATGCGCGCCGGATCCTTGCCGACGACGTAGCCGGCCAGTTCGTGCACGGCCGCTTCCACCGAGCGTGCGCGGCCTTCGATGACCGGTTCGCCCCAGCCGGTGATGCCCTCGTCGGTCTCGACCTTGAGGAACAGCCAGCGCGGGGCGGCGTGGTAGGTGGTAAGGCGGGTGATCTTCATCCTTGCAGTTCCTGGTAGGCCTGCACGAAGGCGCGTGCATGCGTCTGGGTCGTTTCGAGCGATTGCGCGGGTTTGTACAGTTCGCCACCGATGCCGGCGCCGGCAGCGCCTTGGGCGATGAAGCCAGCCAGGGTCTGCGGGCTGACGCCGCCGACCACGTAGACCGGAATGTGCTTGGGCAGCACCGAGCGCAGCGCGCGCACGTGTGCGGCGCCATACGTCGCGGCCGGGAATAGTTTGAGGATGGTGGCGCCGGCGTCGATGGCGTCGAACGCCTCGCTGGCAGTGGCGAAGCCTGCCACCACGGTGAGCCCGCGCGACACCGCATGGCGGATCAGCGACGGACGCGTATTCGGGGTGACGATGAAGCGCGCACCGATCTCGGCCAGGGTGTCGACGTCTTCGTTGCGCAGCACGGTGCCGGCACCGATCCAGGCGCGCTCGCCGTAGGTCTGCTGGGCCAGCGCGATGCTCTCGGCCCAGCGCGGCGAATTGAGCGGGATTTCGATCGCGTCGAAACCGGCATCGATCAGCGCGCCGACATGGTCGAGTGTTTCTTCCGGCGTGATGCCACGCAGGATGGCGATCAGCGGCAGGGCGAACAGGCTGGCAGTGGTGTCTGAGGTCATCGGGTTACTCGCGATAGAGCGGAAAGCGGCCGTCGGCGACCAGATGGCCGGCAACGTCGGGGGAGCTTGCGCAACTGCGCGCTGCAAACGTGGTCTGCAGGCGCACGGTGAAAGATCAGGAACATGGGGGCGGGCAGGGTGCCGCGACGCAATGACGGGCCGATTGCAGCAATTGCGTGCGCACTCCAACAGCCTGCAATGGGCTGGCAAGATGCCGTCATCGTCGTCCACCTCCGCAGTCATGGCATGCGTGTTGCCACCTTGTGGAAGATGGGTCACGTCTGTTCTGGCCGCGCCCGGGAGGTCGGGGCTCCTGGTGCGGCGTTCGATAGCCTTGCGCGGGGAGATATGTGCTGCAAATGAAATTTTCGGCATATTCTATTCCTCCTACGAATACACCTTCGCGGCGACCTCCATGGCAAATTCCGGTACTCCCTGGTTCAACGCAGCCCGGCTGAAGACGCGTCAGCTCTTGTTGCTGCTGCATTTGCACGAACAGCGCTCGGTCCTGCGTGCGGCCGAGGCTGCCAGCATGACCCAGCCGGCCGCCTCCAAGCTACTGGCGGAAATGGAGGACATGCTGGGGGTGAAGTTGTTCGAACGGCATGCGCGCGGGGTCGAGCCGACCTGGTACGGCCATGTGCTGATCCGGCGGCGCGCGCGGCAATGTCGGAGATCGGCCGGGCGCAGGAAGAGATCGCCGCACTGCGTGCCGGGCGCATGGGTCAGGCCTCGATCGGTACGGTGGTCAATCCGGGCACCAATCTGGTGCCGCAGGCGATTGCCGAGGTCAAACGCGAGTTCCCGGACATCCTGGTGCGGGTGGAAATGGACTACAGCCGGCCGCTGGTGGCCAAGTTGCTGGATGGCCAGCTGGACATCGTGATCGGCCGCATCCTGGGGCCGGAGGGCGTGGGCGAGCTGGAGTTCGAGCCGCTGGCCGACGAGCCGCATTCGGTGATCGCACGTGCCGGCCACCCGCTGGCCAGCCGCGCCGGTCTGCAGCATGCCGATCTGGTGCGCTATGGCTGGATCCTGCCGCCGGCCGACAGCGTGCTGCGCGCGCGGCTGGATTCGATGTTCATGGAGCACGGCGTGCAGACACCGACCAATGCGATCGAGACCTCGTCCTTGCCGGTCACCTCGACCCTGCTGCGCGGCACCGACATGTTGACCGCCTTGCCGGTGGAGTCGGTGGCGGCGCTGATCCAGGCCAAGCTGCTGACCGTGCTGCCGATCGAACTGGGGGTGCGGATGGAGTCGTTCGGCATCATCCGCCGGCGCGATTACATCCTGCCGCCGGGTGCCGAGCGCATTTTGCAGGCGCTACGCACCACCGCGCGTCGTTTGTATCCGGCTTTGCGCGGCCCGGAATCCCTTGGCTAAGCGAGCTCTGCCATTTCTATTCCGTCAGGGAATAGTAGTTCGTGATTTTTTCATTGGTTGACGCTAGATCACGCGCCTATATCTGTGAGTCAGATCGCACGCTGAAGCGCACGTGAAGTCGGGCAGGTGATCGGCGGCCAAGCCGCCATGCAGTGGGAGGGTGGACCCGCACGCTCGCGTGCGGATCCCACACGATCGTGCGGCCCGCTTGCGGTGCCGCGACAACCAGTCTTCAGTCGTCTTGCGTCCTGGGAGGGATTCGGATGTACACCTTTTCAAGCCATGCACCGGCAGGTACGGGCGTGCGCGCTCGCCTTACCTTGCGTTTGCCTCATTCCGCCATGGCCGTCAGCATTGCGCTGCTTCTCGCAGCGCCGGTTTATGCCCAGCAGGCGCAGACGTCACAGAACGCTCCGCTCACCAATGCCGGCGGCAACGCCGTGGATCTGGATGCGGTGGAAGTGCGCGGTGTGCGCGCCAGCCTGATCAAGTCGCAGGTAATCAAGCGCGACGCCAGCCAGATCGTGGATTCGGTGAGTGCCGAAGACATCGGCGCCTTGCCCGATCGCAGCGTTACCGAAACCCTGCAGCGCGTCAGCGGCGTGACCATTGATCACTTCGCCGCGCGCAGCGACCCCGATCACTTCTCGGCCGAAGGCAGCGGGGTGATGATCCGCGGCCTGACCCAGGTGCGCGGCGAACTCAATGGGCGCGACATCTTCAGCGCCGCCAGCGGCCGCGGACTGAGCTTCGAGGACGTGCCGGCCGAGCTGATGGCCGGTGTGGACGTCTACAAGAATCCCTCGGCCGAAATCATCGAGGGCGGCCTGGGCGGCACGGTCAACCTGCGCACGCGCATGCCGTTCGACAATCCGGGCCGGATCGTCGGTGGCAATGTCGATTACAACTACGGCGACATGAGCAAGCAGTACAAGCCGTCGGCCTCGTTCCTGTTCAGCGATCGCTGGGACACCGGCATCGGCGAGATGGGCTTCATGATCGACATCGCGCATTCGGAGCTGGCAACGCGCTCGGACGGCATCCAGGTCGAACCGTACGTGCGGCGTACCGACGAGGCAGTGCTGGCCGGCAGCGGGCGCAGCGAGGTGTATGTACCGGGCGGGGTGAACTGGCGTCAGCTGGATTTCGAGCGCAAGCGCGACGGCATTGCGGCCGCCTTCCAGTGGAAGCCCAGCGATGCCACCGAGATCTATGCCCAGTTCCTGCGTTCGCGTTACGAGATGAACTGGCAGGAGCGCGCGGCGTTCTTCAACGACAGCAACAACAGCATCACCCCGGCGCCGGGCACCACCTTCGACTACGACGATCGTGGCGGGTTTCTGCGGGGCTCGCCGGTGTCCAGCTCATGGCGCGGTGTGCTTACCGGCGATGGCGTGCGTTTCAATACCGACAACCGCTATTCCGAACAGCGCACCACCACCACCGACCTGTCGGTGGGCTTCAGCCACTTCTTCAACGACAACCTGCAGATCAAGGGCGATATGCAGTTGGTGCAATCGGAGAACGAGCAGCTGGATTTCACCGTGTTCAGCGCGACCTATCTGCCTGGGCTGTCTTATGACGTGTCGGGCAAGTATCCCAGTGTGCAGATCGCCAACCCGGCCTTTACCCAGGATCCGTCCAATTACTTCTGGGCGGCGGCGATGGACCACCTGGGCAAGAATCGCGGGCGGCAGCTGTCCACCCGCGTGGATCTGGAATACACCTTCGATGACAGCAGCTGGCTGCGCTTTGCGCGCTTCGGCATGCGTGCCACCGACCGCAATCAGATCAACAAGAACTCCGGCTACAACTGGGGCGTGATCTCCGACAACTGGGCCGCGATTCCGGGCACCAGCAATGGCCTGGCGAACATGTCGGAGTTCATGACCGATCAGTCGTCGTTGTTCACCTTCTCCAACTTCTTCCGCGGTGGGGTGAACGTGCCGACCACGTTGGTGGTGCCCAACAGCAGCCTGGTCAACAACTACGGCTCGGCCTCGCAGATGATCCAGCAGATCGTGGCGCTGCGCGGCTATGGCTGGGCACCGGACACCTATCAGCCGCAGGATACCAACCGCCAGTTCGAACGCACCCAGGCGGCGTATGCAGCGCTGTACTTCGGCAACGACGAGGCCTGGGGCATTCCGGTGGACGGCAACGTCGGCATCCGTGTGGTGCAGACCAAGACCCATGCCGAAGGCTTCGGCCAGTTTCAGAATCTGGCCGGCCTCAATGTCTCGCCCGAACTGCAGGCGCGCTACACCGGGCAGTATTTCGAGAACAATTCCGAAGGCAGCTACACCAATGTATTGCCCAGCTTGAACCTGCGTCTGCGCTTCACCGACACCTTGCAGTGGCGCTTTGCCGCCTCCAAGGCGATGGCGCGCCCGGATTACACCCAGCTGCAGCCGTATGTGTTGCTCAACGTGGAGACCAACGACGCCGGCCAGGCCACCGACTTCGTCGGCACCGCCGGCAACCCGAACCTCAAGCCGATGGTGGCCAACCAGTTCGACACCGCGCTGGAGTGGTACTTCGACACCAGCGACATGCTGTACGCCACGCTGTTCTACAAGAAGGTCAAGGATTACTTCTCCACCCAGACCCGCAACGAGATCTACGACAACCGCGCATGGCTGGTGACGCGCCCGTACAACATGGACGAGGGCACCATCCGCGGCGCGGAACTGGGCTATACCCAGTTCTTCGATCAGTTGCCGGGTTGGCTGAGCGGGTTCGGCGTCAATGCCAACTTCACCTTCGTCGATAGCCAGGGCGGCGCCAACACCGCGACCGACCCGTACACCAACACCACCGTCACCGGCGTCGAGTTGCCGCTGGAAGGCTTGTCGCGGCGCAGCTACAACCTGGCCGGCATCTACGAGAAGGGTCCGCTGTCGCTGCGACTGGCCTACAACTGGCGCTCGCGCTATCTGCTGACCACCAGCGACGCGGCCACGCGCCTGCCGACCTGGGCCGACGACTATGGCCAGCTCGACGGCTCGTTCTTCTATCGCTTCAACGACCATCTGCAGTTGGGCGTGCAGGCCAACAACCTGACCAACACCGTGACCAAGGTGTTGATGGGGCCGACCTCGTACGAAGGGGGCGAAGTGGACCCGCGCTTGTACACGCGTTCTTCGTTCGTCAACGACCGGCGCTATTCGCTGGTGCTGCGCATGAGCTGGTAAGCGTGCTCGATCACGGTTCCGGCATGCGTTGGTTCGCAGAGTTGAGCCCGTTTCGGTGAATTCGGCAGCCTGGCCCGCAACGCCAGACCTGCCGGGTTTCTCTATGTTGCTATAGGTTTCAGGAATAGCTCGCCAGGAATATTTCATTGGTGTGGCATGACAGCCGCGCCCTATGCTCCGGCCGCAGCCGCTAGGTAAGCCTTATCGGGATTACCACGCATCCAACCAGCCGCAGCCTTTGCCGTGTGCGGATGCGGGCCAGCAACAACGACGGGCAGGGCGTTCGCGCACCGACCCGCTAAAAATTAGCAGTACATGCGTCCTGGGAGGGAGCACCATGTCAGTGCAACATCGCCACATTCCGGCAGGCCGGACTGTGGGTCAGCGTTCGATCCGTGATTTCCGCCGCTCCGTGATGGCCATCAGTGTGGCCACGCTGCTGAGCGCGCAGGCCTATGCGCAAGACGCGACCACCACTGCTGCTCCAGCGCAGGACCCGACCACCCAGCAGCTCGACACCGTGCAGGTCACCGGCACCCGCAGCAGCGTCACCAAGGCGCAGCTGGTCAAGCAGAACGCCGAGCAGATCGTCGATTCGATCGTTGCCGAAGACATCGGCAAGCTGCCCGACAACAACGTCGCCGAGGCGCTGCAGCGCATCTCCGGCATCCAGATCACCCGCAATTACGGCGAAGGTAGCTCGATCGCCATTCGCGGCCTGACCCAGGTGCGTACCGAACTCAATGGCCGCGACATTTTCACTGCCAACGACGGCCGTGGCCTGAGCTTCGAAGACGTCTCTGCCGAACTGCTGGGCGGTGTCAACGTCTACAAGAATCCTTCGGCCGACATGATCGAAGGTGGCCTGGGCGGCACCGTGGATCTGCGCACGCGCCTGCCGTTCGACTATGAAGGCCGCAAGATCGCCGGCAGCGTCCAGTACAACCATTACGACCTGGCCGACGACGGCAAGCCGGCGTTCTCGGGCCTGTTCAGCGATCGCTGGCAGACCGGTATCGGCGAAATCGGCCTGCTGGTGAATTATTCGCAGCAGAAGAGCCCGTTCCGTCAGGACACCATCTCGATCGAGCCGTGGTACACGCAGACCGATCTGCCGGGCTACGAAGGCCAGGAAGTGTCGGTGCCGCACGGCGCCGGCATCAACACCACCGTCGGTGAGCGCGAGCGCAAGACCGGCGCGTTTGCGATGCAGTGGCGTCCGAACGATTCGGTCGAGGTCTATACGCAGGTGCTGCGTTCGGAATACGATTTCCGCTGGCAGGATTATTCGTTCTTCGCACTGACGCAGCAAAATCCCATACAAGGGTTGCCCGGTATCCAGGTCAACGACCGCAACGAGTTCGTCAACGGCTCGTTCCAGAACGTACCGACCGAATCCAACACCAGCCTGACCGAGCGTCATTCGGTGACCACCGATTACTCGTTGGGCGCCAAGTGGACGGTCAACGAGAAGCTGACCCTGAGCACCGACTTCCAGTATGTCGATGCCACCACCACCGGCACGCGCTACATCGTGGCGACCGGGCAGGACACCAGCCCGCAGTTCAACGTCGATTTCCGTGGCGATCTGCCGCGCCTGTCGGTGACCGATGCTAGCGGCGCTGAAGGCTACCTTGCCGACGTCAACAACTATGACGGCTGGCGCTACCACCTGGACAACAAGGACGACAACAAGGGCACTGAGTTCGCCTGGCGCGCCGACATGGACCTGGCGTTCGACAGCGACTTCGTGCGCAGCTTCAAGGCCGGTGTGCGCTACACCGATCGCGATGCCGAGACCAAGGGCAATATCTATCGCTTTATGTGTTTGAACACCGCATGCGGTGCTGCGACCGACTCGCCATTCGCGGCGTTTCCCAACATTGGTATCGTGACCAATCCAATTACCGATTTTTCCGTGGTGAAAGCAGCACCTTTGGACGTACGTTGACCGCAGCCAATTCGGCAGTGTCCAACTACGAGCAGACTCTTGCCACCTTCGGCGCCAGTCCGCTTGTATTCGCACCCAACAATATTAACGCTCAGACCGAGAAGACCTACGCGGCCTACGGTGTATTGCGCTTCGGTGTGGACAGCGACTCAATTCCGTTTGATGGCAACATCGGCGTGCGTGTCGTGCGCACCGAGGTCGGTTCAACTGGTGTACGCACCGGCACCGATAGCGAGGGCGGCGGCCTGATTCCAGTAGATGCGCAGCAGACCTATACGGACGTGCTACCGAGCCTGAACTTGCGTTGGATGCTGAGCGACCAGTTGCAATGGCGTTTTGCCGCCTCGCGCGGTATCTCACGCCCGACTTTTGATCGCCTTAATCCAAATTTGAGCCTGGGCACCAACTCTGGCGCAGGCGGCTCCACCTTGGTGGGCAATGCAGGTAATCCGGAATTGGAGCCGGTGAAGGCTGATCAATTCGACACTGCGCTGGAGTGGTACTTCGGCCAGGGCTCGATGATGTACGGCACGCTTTTCTACAAAAAAGTAGAGGGCTTTATTGCAAATGCCGTCTTCAATGAGATCTACGATGGCCAGCCTGCGCAGATCACCCGTCCGGTCAACGGCGATGCCGGCAAGATCCGCGGTGCGGAACTGGGCTATACGCAGTTCTTCGACTTCCTGCCGGGCTGGTTGAGCGGCTTCGGCCTGCAGACCAACTACACCTATGTCGACAGCGAGGCGCCGAGCCCCACTGCGACCGACACCAACGGCCAGGCACTCACCGTGCCGCTGGAAGGGTTGTCCAAGAACAGCTACAACGCGATCCTCAGCTACGAAACGACGCGCTTCCAGGGCCGTGTGGCCTACAACTGGCGCAGCGACTGGCTGGTGACCACCGCAGGCAACGGCACTGAAAATCTGCCGGTCTACAACAAGGGCTTCGGCCAGCTGGATGCCTCGCTGCGTTTCAACATCAATGATGTGTGGTCGATCTCGCTCGATGGCGTGAATCTGCTCGATACCCGGCGCGAAAGCTATCTGGGTTCCGAGTCGCGCTACCGCGACTTCGTGATCAACGATCGTCGGTATGGCCTGACCTTGCGGGCCAGCCTGTAGAACGTGCCGTAGGAAGTGCGTCTCCGGTCCGGCGAGCTGTGCAGGCAGCTCGTTGGACCGGTGTTTTTCCAGTCGGTGGCCATCATCGACCGCAAAGGGAGCCGGAGGAATGATCGTCATGATCGATCCGCCTACTGAGCGCCGTCGTCTTCGTACGCAAGCGTGGCAGGCCGGTCTTTGGGCGTTGCTGCTGTTGGCGTCTGTCTTTCGGCTACATGCCGCCGATTCCGGTGCGCAGGGGCCTTACCAATGGCGCAGCGTCGCCATTGGCGGTGGCGGTTTTGTCACCGGTGTGCTGTTTCATCCCGCAGAGCGCGATCTTGCGTATGCGCGCACCGATGTCGGTGGCGCCTACCGTTGGGATGCGCGTGCGCAGCAGTGGATCGCACTGACCGACTGGTTGGGAGCCGAGGACTGGAATCTGATGGGGATCGACGCATTCGCGGTCGATCCTGCCGACCCGAAGGCGCTGTATCTGGCCGCGGGCACCTATATGCACGAGCGCGCCGGCAATGCGGCGGTGCTGCGCTCGTTCGATCGCGGGCGCAGCTTCGAGCGTGCCGAGTTGCCGTTCAAACTGGGCGGCAACCAGCTGGGTCGTTCCAATGGCGAACGGCTGGCAGTGGACCCGCACGATGGCCGCGTGCTGTTGCTCGGTTCGCGCGATGCGGGTCTGTGGCGCAGCACCGATCGCGGCGCGCACTGGGCGCGTGTGGAGGGGTTTCCTGCCGAGGCACTGGCGGGTTCCACTGCGCGTAATCATGTTGGACGCGAGCAGGCGGTGGGCATCGCCTTTGTCATGTTCGATGCCGCCAGCGGCAGCGCTGGTGTGCCCACGCCGCGGATCTATGTGGGTGTGTCTACTGCGCAGACCAGCCTGTATGTCTCCGAAGATGCGGGTCGCAGCTGGTCGGCAGTGGCTGGGCAACCCAAGGGCTTGCGTCCCAGTCATATGGCCGGTGGCAGCGATGGGCAGTGGTATCTGAGCTACGGCGATCAACCCGGCCCGGATCTGATGGCCGGTGGCGCGCTATGGAAATACACCCCGGCGCAGGCGGGGTCGCAGGCGCGCTGGAGCGAGATCAGCCCGATCGCGCAGCCGGCCACTGGCGATGGCTTCGGTTGGGGCGCGGTGGCGGTGGATCCGCAACAGCCGCAGGTGCTCTTGGCCAGCACGTTCCGCCGCTCACCGCGCGATGAATTGTTCCGCAGCGTCGATGGCGGTCGCAGCTGGACGCCATTGTTGGCCGCCTCGCAGTTCGATCACAGCGCCGCGCCGTGGACCGCGCAGGCGTCGCCGCACTGGATGGGCGCCTTGGCGATCGATCCGTTCGACAGCAATCACGCGCTGTTCGTTACCGGCTACGGCATCTGGGCCTCGCGCAATCTGCAGGATTTCGCCAAGCATCAGCGTCCGTTGCAGTGGTGGTTTCAGGACCGTGGGCTGGAAGAAACTGTGCCGCTGGATCTGCTCAGCCCGATGCAGGGCGCGCACTTGCTCAGCGCGCTGGGCGATATCGATGGCTTTCGGCATGACGATCTGGACCGTGCGCAATTGCAGTACGCCGGCCCGCGCCTGACCAATGGCGAAAGTATCGATGCCGCCGGGCAGGCCGCGCAGTGGGTGGTGCGCAGCGGCACCGTGCGCAATCGCCGCAACAATGAAATCCGCGCGCTCTACTCGCGCGATGGTGGCGCGCAGTGGACAGCGTTTGCCAGCGAGCCGCCAGCGGGGCAGGGCGCCGGCAACATCGCCATTTCTGCCGACGCATCCCACGTTGTATGGGCACCGGAGAAAGGTGGCGTGTGGCGCACAGCCGATTTCGGCAAGCAGTGGCAACGTGTGCAAGGGCTACCCGACACTGCGGTGGCGGTGGCCGATCGCGTCGATGCGCGGCGCTGGTATGCGGTGGATACCGCGAGCGGGCGTTTGTTCGAAAGCCGCGATGGCGCAGCGAACTTTCGCGACACCGCTGCGCAGGTCGGCAGCCCGGCGCGCGATGAGCGTGCGCGTCCGCAACTGCGCCCCGATCCGTGGCGTGCGGGCGTGGTGTATCTGGCCAGCCCCACGCTTGGCGTGATGCGCTGGCAGGACGGTCGTTTGCAAACCTTGTCCACGCCCGACCAGGCGCGTTCGTTGGGCATCGGCAAGGCACTGCGCGAGGGCGCACCGCCGGCGCTGTATCTGGCCGGCCGCGTGCATGGTGTGGACGGCGTGTTCCGCTCAGACGATGAAGGCGCGCACTGGCTGCGCATCAACGACGATGCCCACCGTTTCGGCAAGCCGTATAGCGTCACCGGCGACCCGCGCATTCCCGGGCGGGTGTATTTCGCCACCGGTGGGCGCGGCATCTTCTACGGAGATCCACGATGAGCGCTGCGTGCCTGCGCGCGTCATCGCGCTGTCTTATCGTGAATGGCGGCGCGTGCCGTCGCATTGTTGCGCGCCGCGTGGCCGCGCCGACCCTGGAGATCACTGCATGACCGCTTCTCTCATTGCCCGCGGCCGCCTGCTGGGCCTGCTGCTGATCAGCCCCGCCGCGTTGGCACAACCTACCTTGCCGTTGTTGTTTGCCGATGGCGCAGTGTTGCAGCGCGACCAGCCGATGCCGGTGTGGGGTTGGGCATCGCCGAACGCCACCATCACGGTCGGCTTCGACGGCAAACGCGCCACTGCCAAGGCCGATGCGAAAGGGCAGTGGAAGGTCAGTCTGCCCGCGCACACCGCCGGTGGCCCTTATGTGTTGAGCGTGCAGGGCGACGGCGGGGAGTTGCAGGTACGTGACGTGTTGGTCGGCGACGTGTGGCTGGCCAGCGGCCAATCGAATATGGAGTGGCCATTGGCGCAGGCCAGCGATGGCGCGCAAGCGGTAGCTGCTGCCAACGACCCGCAACTGCGCCACTTCAAGGTGCCCAAGTCGTGGTCGGTGCAGCCGGAAGCGCACCTGACCGGCGGCGACTGGAAGGCCGCCACGCCGGAGAATGCCGGCGAGTTCAGCGCGGTCGGATATTTCTTCGCCAAGGAGCTGCGTGCCAGCA includes:
- a CDS encoding TonB-dependent receptor; translation: MYTFSSHAPAGTGVRARLTLRLPHSAMAVSIALLLAAPVYAQQAQTSQNAPLTNAGGNAVDLDAVEVRGVRASLIKSQVIKRDASQIVDSVSAEDIGALPDRSVTETLQRVSGVTIDHFAARSDPDHFSAEGSGVMIRGLTQVRGELNGRDIFSAASGRGLSFEDVPAELMAGVDVYKNPSAEIIEGGLGGTVNLRTRMPFDNPGRIVGGNVDYNYGDMSKQYKPSASFLFSDRWDTGIGEMGFMIDIAHSELATRSDGIQVEPYVRRTDEAVLAGSGRSEVYVPGGVNWRQLDFERKRDGIAAAFQWKPSDATEIYAQFLRSRYEMNWQERAAFFNDSNNSITPAPGTTFDYDDRGGFLRGSPVSSSWRGVLTGDGVRFNTDNRYSEQRTTTTDLSVGFSHFFNDNLQIKGDMQLVQSENEQLDFTVFSATYLPGLSYDVSGKYPSVQIANPAFTQDPSNYFWAAAMDHLGKNRGRQLSTRVDLEYTFDDSSWLRFARFGMRATDRNQINKNSGYNWGVISDNWAAIPGTSNGLANMSEFMTDQSSLFTFSNFFRGGVNVPTTLVVPNSSLVNNYGSASQMIQQIVALRGYGWAPDTYQPQDTNRQFERTQAAYAALYFGNDEAWGIPVDGNVGIRVVQTKTHAEGFGQFQNLAGLNVSPELQARYTGQYFENNSEGSYTNVLPSLNLRLRFTDTLQWRFAASKAMARPDYTQLQPYVLLNVETNDAGQATDFVGTAGNPNLKPMVANQFDTALEWYFDTSDMLYATLFYKKVKDYFSTQTRNEIYDNRAWLVTRPYNMDEGTIRGAELGYTQFFDQLPGWLSGFGVNANFTFVDSQGGANTATDPYTNTTVTGVELPLEGLSRRSYNLAGIYEKGPLSLRLAYNWRSRYLLTTSDAATRLPTWADDYGQLDGSFFYRFNDHLQLGVQANNLTNTVTKVLMGPTSYEGGEVDPRLYTRSSFVNDRRYSLVLRMSW
- a CDS encoding 2-dehydro-3-deoxy-6-phosphogalactonate aldolase, coding for MTSDTTASLFALPLIAILRGITPEETLDHVGALIDAGFDAIEIPLNSPRWAESIALAQQTYGERAWIGAGTVLRNEDVDTLAEIGARFIVTPNTRPSLIRHAVSRGLTVVAGFATASEAFDAIDAGATILKLFPAATYGAAHVRALRSVLPKHIPVYVVGGVSPQTLAGFIAQGAAGAGIGGELYKPAQSLETTQTHARAFVQAYQELQG
- a CDS encoding WD40/YVTN/BNR-like repeat-containing protein, which translates into the protein MIVMIDPPTERRRLRTQAWQAGLWALLLLASVFRLHAADSGAQGPYQWRSVAIGGGGFVTGVLFHPAERDLAYARTDVGGAYRWDARAQQWIALTDWLGAEDWNLMGIDAFAVDPADPKALYLAAGTYMHERAGNAAVLRSFDRGRSFERAELPFKLGGNQLGRSNGERLAVDPHDGRVLLLGSRDAGLWRSTDRGAHWARVEGFPAEALAGSTARNHVGREQAVGIAFVMFDAASGSAGVPTPRIYVGVSTAQTSLYVSEDAGRSWSAVAGQPKGLRPSHMAGGSDGQWYLSYGDQPGPDLMAGGALWKYTPAQAGSQARWSEISPIAQPATGDGFGWGAVAVDPQQPQVLLASTFRRSPRDELFRSVDGGRSWTPLLAASQFDHSAAPWTAQASPHWMGALAIDPFDSNHALFVTGYGIWASRNLQDFAKHQRPLQWWFQDRGLEETVPLDLLSPMQGAHLLSALGDIDGFRHDDLDRAQLQYAGPRLTNGESIDAAGQAAQWVVRSGTVRNRRNNEIRALYSRDGGAQWTAFASEPPAGQGAGNIAISADASHVVWAPEKGGVWRTADFGKQWQRVQGLPDTAVAVADRVDARRWYAVDTASGRLFESRDGAANFRDTAAQVGSPARDERARPQLRPDPWRAGVVYLASPTLGVMRWQDGRLQTLSTPDQARSLGIGKALREGAPPALYLAGRVHGVDGVFRSDDEGAHWLRINDDAHRFGKPYSVTGDPRIPGRVYFATGGRGIFYGDPR